The DNA sequence GTGGCGGCTGCTCGTCGCCGTCGTGGAAGTCGTGCTGGCCGTTGCCGCCGGGTGGGGGGCCTACGCCTGCTGGCACGCGGGGGTGGCCACCGTCGTCACCCGGACCGACGACGGCGCGGTGCTCGAATCGCACCGGTACTTCGGCGGGTCGCTCGCCGCCGGCATCGGGCTCGGCACGGTGGCCGCGTTGCTGCTGGTCGACGCGGTGCGTCAGCTGCTGCTCGCGGTGCGTGCCCGGCAGCTCAAGCGCAAGGACTGATACACAGCTCCCGCACAGGGAACCCCCAGTCAATTGCTAAGCGGCGGTCCCAAGGTTGCCGCATGACGCGCGTGCGTGCCTCGAAGGCATGGGTGATCAACGGTGCTCTGGTCGTACTGCTGGCCGGGGCGGGTTTCGGGATATACCAGGCATTCAGCCCCGAACCGAGCACGGCGCAGGCGCAGTCGCGCAGCACCCCGGTGCGCCGCGCGACGGTCACCGAGACGATCTCCGCCGCCGGGACGCTCGCCAGCAGCTACACCGGCGCCGCGAACTTCGCCACGGCCGGCAAGGTCACCTCGATCGACGTGAAGGTCGGGGACGTCGTGAGCGCGGGCCAGAAGCTCGCGACGGTCGACAGCACGCAGGCGGCGAAACAGCTCCAGGTCGCGAAGGCGAACCTCGCGGTCGCGCAGGACAGCCTGGACGCCGCCGAAGACGCCGAGGACACCCCGGCGACCGGGCAGAACAGCCAGAACGGCCAGAACAGCACGCAATCGGCGGCGAACAGCGTCACCTCGGCGCAGGCCAAGCTCGACCAGGCCCAGCTGGACGTCCAGACCGCGCAGGAGACCCTCGACAACACGACGCTGTACGCGCCCGGCGCCGGCACGGTCACCGCCGTCAACGGCACCGTCGGGCAGCAGTCCGCCAGCGGCTCGGCGAGCAGCAGCACCAGTTCCCAGTCGTCGAGCAGCGGCAGCGGTCAGGGCGGCCAGGGTTCGTCGAACAGCACCGCGTCGAGCAGCTCGAGCTCCGGCAGCAGCGGCTTCATCACCATCACGAACATGACCGGCCTGGTCGTGAACACCTCGGTCGCCGAGATCGACGTCAGCAAGGTCAAGGCCGGCCAGAAGGCCACGGTGACGCTCAACGCGCTGCCGGACAAGCCGGTCCAGGCCACCGTGTCGAGCGTCAACCTGACCCCGACCACGAGCGGAAGCGTCGTCTCCTACGGCGCCCAGCTCGCGCTGACCGACCCGCCGGACGGGCTGCGGCCCGGCCAGTCCGCGAGCGTCGTGATCACCGTCGCCTCCGCCGACAACGCGCTGAGCGTGCCGGCCGCGGCCGTGACGACCGCCGGCGGC is a window from the Amycolatopsis sp. cg9 genome containing:
- a CDS encoding efflux RND transporter periplasmic adaptor subunit translates to MTRVRASKAWVINGALVVLLAGAGFGIYQAFSPEPSTAQAQSRSTPVRRATVTETISAAGTLASSYTGAANFATAGKVTSIDVKVGDVVSAGQKLATVDSTQAAKQLQVAKANLAVAQDSLDAAEDAEDTPATGQNSQNGQNSTQSAANSVTSAQAKLDQAQLDVQTAQETLDNTTLYAPGAGTVTAVNGTVGQQSASGSASSSTSSQSSSSGSGQGGQGSSNSTASSSSSSGSSGFITITNMTGLVVNTSVAEIDVSKVKAGQKATVTLNALPDKPVQATVSSVNLTPTTSGSVVSYGAQLALTDPPDGLRPGQSASVVITVASADNALSVPAAAVTTAGGTNVVTVQENGQNVTRQVQVGIRGESTVQITSGLTEGENVVLTGASTGTTGTGRTGTGTGGTGGFPGGGTGGFPGGGQRGTGTGGTGTGAGGGFGGRG